Part of the Mangifera indica cultivar Alphonso chromosome 4, CATAS_Mindica_2.1, whole genome shotgun sequence genome, AATAATTCTTGTtatagttattttatcatttctttgTTCCAATTACCCATCTTGAAGGGCACTTCAGTATTTTATGTAAAACATAGTTGATCTTAAAATGTCACGGAAGGAAGCAGCTTGATTGTGAACATCCATCCTATTCCCCAACCAaggaataaaagaaaagaaaagaaaagacaaaggGAACACATATTTGAATTAGAacatagattttgaagaaagcAGTAGAGCTACCTCTGTCATATTAGAGAGGGCTGCTATTTTTGCTTCAGCAGCATCCAATTTAACAGTCAACTCTCTCTTTTCAATTTGAAGTTCTTTATTCTTCCTCTTAAGCTCCACAACCAACATTTCTAACTCCTTAACAGATTTCAACTTATTATCAAGTTCAGCATCTTTTTTGACAGCTTCTTCCTCCTTTGCCTGAAGACTAGAAACCTGCTGTTTGAGCAGCAATAACTGACCCTTCGTCTGGTTAGCATCAAGTTGAATTTGCCTCTGGAGCTCCTTAATCTTTCTACTGGCAACCTCCAGCTCCTTCTTTGCAGAAGAACTCTGTAAAATCTCATCTTGAAGCTTCCTCCTCTCGGCCTGCAAGGAGTTTATATTAATATTCAGCATGTCAATCTCCACTGTCTTGATCTTGAGCTGCCTTTGTAATTCCACAACATCTGATTCCTGCTCCTTCAGTCCATAGTACTCAAGCAATTCACCTTCAAGCTTCACCTCCCTTTCCTGCAATTCCTTTACTAGGTTGCGTAAGCGTTCCATTTCCCTTGCATTATCCGCCATTGCAGTATCATAAACTTTATCCCTCTCTGCATCATCAAACTTGTCAGGGGGTAATGGATATTCAATCTCTCCAGATAAAAGCTCTTCAAACTCAGGTAAAATATCTCCATCTTCCTTATCAGGTGGACTACCACTAGCCCGATCAAATATGCTGCTAATCAATTTgacctcttcttcctcttcttcctcccACTACAATATAGAGCATGCCTTAATACAAAAGAGTAACGCAAAAAACTCCTATTCTTCTTAACGGAATAAATATAAGGCAGGCATAATTACTCTCGCATAATAGACCTTCATTCAtcagaaagaaattgaaaattgattaaagaAAGCCTGAATATACACTTACCTTCTTCTCTTTGAGTCTCTCATTTTGACTTTGCTCACTATTTTCTGAGTTCCAATTCAACCCAATCAAAGGTTAGCATAATACAATGAACTTcagaaaaagtttaaaaagaaaatacacaACGCATAAACTATTTCATATAAGATTACCAAGCCATAAggctgaaaaaaaaatataaataaaaaaggttgaAAGATGCAGTATTTCTTTTCCTAATATAACTAATTTGCTGTATCATCAAAAATCAATGTAAATGATTGATAAAATGCAAGCACCTGAAGGCTTGGTAGAAGAAGCAGAAGACTTTGCTGCCTTAAGGTTGAGCTCCCTGACCGCACAGGCTGCAATTGAAGCAGCAACCAGGAATCCTAACCTGACTATCATGTAGATATTATTgttgatatgaaaattttgaactcACGCTCATCTATACACTCTAACCAACCCCAAAATTCCCCAGCCCCCATTTCTCCTCATCGCCATCACTTATAACTCAAAGTATCAGGTCTTTTGAAAAGCAAAAACAGCGTCCAAAATCCAAAATTTGCATACAGAGCTTTGCTTTTGCAAGTCTTTAAGCGAACCCGGATAAGAATGCTTAAAgcatgttaaaataaaatatatataccagcattttaaaagataatagtTTAGTTGTATGCATAAATTCCTGACAAGTAGAATTCACGCTAAGAGCTACAGCAACCACGAATAACAAGTGGTCAGTTTTGCTCGAAAGGGATTGACAAAACACAAATAATGAAGTCTATATCTTACCGTTTTCCTTCAAGAGAAtatatagagataaaacaaaCCCAGAAAAACAAGAGTGAAAGAGACAGAAGCAACTGTAAAACCTGAGCAAATAGAAAGTTAAAAAGTACCACCGGATTCTTCCTTTAAGAGGAGTGCTAGAGAACTTAGTTTGTCCCTTTTCAATCCAAATTAGATGTGTTTTGTTGGCTATTATCATAGCTAACTTGCAGGCGTCTGTGTAATTAAATGTCACAAGATTATTTCATGAAAAGTGAAGCTTGGATTCGGGTTTCAGTGGCAGAGGACCCGCACAGCAAATGTTTTGATCAGAGGATTCTGATTGTCCGAGAATGGTTTAACTTACAAAACTTAGTGATGTAAAATTAGTGGTTTATCACTGAATCtaaattttgtattgatttaaaattataatatcaaaaaataaaaagttattattaatatataaattattattttctttggcACAAATAATTTTAGTGAGTTAaactatttcaaaataaaatatatcattgaaataaaaaaaaaatccatatttAGTCCAaccttaattttaatgataaaataatatttttatcaatttataaaatatataaatattatagaataaatatcatttacacttttaaaatataaacaagttcTTCTTTTCcacaaactttaaaatatatcgTTTAGaccattatttaaaaaataaaaaataaaaaccctaacttCAACCTatcttaaattcataattatactaattataattataattaatattaaaattacattagaTTTGTGCGACTCCgtaaaaattacattatattaGTACAATTATAGTCAAAATTAACAgtataattttgattgaatcacattattctaatatgatttttaactcgaaattgtataaatttagtGTGATTTTAGTTGTCATAGGTGACAAAAATGTGGTTGATGactattttaagttttgaaatttaaattttataaaacatgggtgaaaatatttaataaaatttattatttgactttattaaaaattaaaagttatctATCTTAAAAGTTAACTAATTTCCTCAACAATATCTCATGGAAGGTGGAAAAATAACAATCTTAGCTATTGGCAccaatcttttttctttttaacaattctttatttttctaaattcctttaatttaatttaatttaatttaatttacaagCTAGTTAAGGTAGAGGTGTGGGTATAATGGACATTTCATTTTATCATCAGTAaacaaagtttaggggggtattTGAGTAATTTCTTAATCACGGGAGATGGTGAAATACTCTTTGCCATACAATGAAGAAACAGATAGGATAGGAGTTGTGATATGTAAAGGAGGGCTGAAATTAAGTAATTGTGGAGGAGATGTATTGTAATTTGTAGCCAATAGAATGATTGTTTAAATTTACATGCGCACCTTTTTGGCTATCTTTGACAAACACTCTCTTATTTTATTGGATTATTTGGTAAGTGAGACACAGCAACAATGCGCGTGGCATGTCTTTCTTTTTGCAGGTTCTGGTTCTGCCTTTAATTATTGGGTGCATTAATGTCTAATCTTAAACCACTCCCTATCTTTTGATTTTCACTGTGTCAACACCCCAAATTATCCTTGATGTAATTCTATTTGACAAATTAAGACAAATTATGGTGGGCTCCAATGGCAATGTAGCGTCCAAAGTGCTATCCAGAATCCACAACTGACTCACGCCACACTTGTGATAATATCATGGGATTTATCATGGCATGATGACAAAAGATTTGGATCAGAGGATGTCATTTTAAGTGGCCTAAATCCACGCAAATTCTTAATTTGGTTTATGCAGCATTCTATCTGTTATTGCTGGCATTCACAACCAGCTTCAGCATGGTGAATTGGCGGCTCTGTTCTTAACCAAATGAATTTTCTTGATTGCtacattaatttcattatttcaatCCACTCAGAAATATCTGGCTGTTATAAGAAAAGACTAACAATGTTTCCCCATCCAATAAAACATAGTTACATACAGGAAATTCCAAAAGGAAATTTTGTGCACACCATATTATTCAGGCATTATTTCATAGCCCCAAGAAGTATTTTGACATTGTAATGGTTGATGTATTTTTTAAGTACTCGACACTCAGGCATGGCTGTTCCATCTCCACCTTCGTCCTACCTCCTCAAGAACCTTAGCACGGGCTTGACTTTTCCTTGCTTCATCTTCTACCCAAGATCTGCATTTATAGAACAATATAACAACAATTATCACTTCATTACATaccaacaaattttgataagataaagaaatataatcataatcttCACCTAAGAATTCGAAGAGCTTCTTTCTCAGCTTCCAGTATAGACTTTGTATCAAGAAGTCCATCCTGCTTTGTTAGCAATTCACCAAGAATATTCTGTAATTTGCACTTCTCATCGACAAACATGGCCCTCTCTGATGCAAGCTTTTCTGTCATCTCATCAACCTCTTCCTTCAGATTCAGAAGTAGTTGCCTCTGACAATCCATGGCTGCCTTCTCCTTCAAAGCCTCAGCATAACCCATCTCTTGAACATTCAACTCCTGCTCCAAATCAGCACATGCCGATGCATAAAGTTTCTCCACCTCAAAACATTGAGTTCTCAACTCACTGAACTTCTCATCCCAACATCTTTGTATGTCTCCCCTATCAAGCAACTCAGACCTAATTTCCTCCATCTCAGCTTGCCTTGAGGACCTTTCAGCCTCAAGTCTTGACAATTCATTATATGTAGCTTCTGCCATCCTCCCACTCACCAATGCCACTGCTGCTTGAGCTTTTGTTGAAGGTTTATTTGGTTGAAATCGCTTGCTCTGACCTATGAAATGAGTATTCCAGCATAAAGTCATCATCTTTGTATGTTATTGGCTATCATGCAGTTTTACTATGTGGAAGTTCTCAACTCCCCAGAACAGAAAGAAGGCTAGGAAAACCACATATCATGAAGGAAAAAATCGATTCAAGTATTCAGGATTTGCTTATTACTCTGCCACTGGCTCTCTGAACATTTTCACAGTGGTGTTGAAATAATGAGAGGGACAGTGATCACTAATGAGTCTTCACACCACCTTCTatttaaattttcctttctcCTAGGAACAGGCTCTGACCTATTATTTCTAGTTGTCACACAAAAGTAAATTGTGATTCCCTAACTTGCAAAGAGGAATGTACTATAAAAGCATGTGTGTGGGAGTGTATATGATACAGACCACAGAAGAGGTTTTTACACATTTTTGGACAGTGAACTTAGAAATGATTAGAGCAACTTTGATTTCAGATAGAGACAGAGAGAAGAGATAAGTTGCATACCAAAAACTCTTCTAGCTATGCTCTTGTCTCCAGCTAGCAAGTCCATGTAAAGTTCCACAGGTGCCTCTGAACTGATCGCCTTCACATCCATATAACCCACTTTTGTTGATATCTGGACTGCAAACAGGTCAGGTTTTAACAACTATGAAAGACTGAGGAAGCATCAGTTTTACTTTGAAAAAGATCAAAGCAAAACATTGACCAAGTCATATTAGAATTTGTTGTACCTTTTGCAAGATTTCTGGCTTAAATTCATACTCTACTTGGGCTTTCCAGCCTATAAGATCCTGCCGAGAGATGAACCTACAGCACCAACTATTCTTTAACTActgggaaaaaattttaaaatagaattaaaatcaGTCCATGTGCTGTACCTCTCAGGGAAAAAGTTGACACTTTGTTGGCCTTCAGAATGGTCAGAACCATAGTTCTTCCCTGATAGCTTGCTGGGAACAATACCAGCCTCAGCAAGTGCTAAATtgcaaattaagaaataaaagttCAAAATCCCTCTTCATTATATGCCCAACTtaagataaaaacaaacataatgaTAAAACCTTACCTTGGATAAACTCAAAATCTGGGTCTTCAACATCTACATCATTGAAAGCAGCAACCACGGACCCAGAAAGTGATATGGATGGAACAATCCTGTGCTTTGGACTCCTATaagttcaattaaaaaaaaaaggagaatcAAACCATGAAGAATAcactaaaaaaattgtttaaatatattgCAAGCTGCATACATGATTTGATTTATACCTCTCCAATGATGAGTTTATACAAACAAGCCATCTTGCATATTCCCTTCTAGTGCACAATTTATCAGTTTCAACATTATCTTCAATGATCTGTATACCTTAAAATTACAGTTGAGACACTCATGCTCAGAACTGGATCCAATGCTCCACTGACATTAGTTAAAAGGTCAATATTTAAAGAATAGAAGAAACACATCAAATATGCAAAATTCTAGGGCATCCAACTAGAAAAGTAATCATAAAGCCCAAATCcggataattttaaaattgtctcATTCATTGCAACAAAACAACTGTTTGGAGGCAATTAATATTCAGGAATTTCTGAACTCTATCCCTCCAACACTTTGTTCAGCAAAGAGTAAGAACTTTGACAGCTTCAGAACTCATAAAATAGCTGTACCACTTCAGGCTCATTTAGACATTGCATATACAACAATAAGAATATAGGAAATTGATGCCTCAACAAAGCCATGGCAAAGTTGAATTCACGACTTAATTTAAACAACATTTGTATCCCATTGTACTGCAAcacccaaaaattaaaaagaacagatcaaaaaattaaaagctcTAGAACTGAACCTTCAGTTTCTTCAATATAGACAAGGACTCTTGTTGAGTAGAATCTGTGGCAACTGACACAATAACCCGTTCAAGCCTGTCCACTGATCCTGAGGCACATGCAAGGccaaaaaagatatataataaagtaaaatatgaattttacaAAAGAGTTTTTAGCTGCTGAGAgattaaaaatagaaacattTAAGGAGAACATGGACCATAAGCagccaaaaaaataatgaatggaaAAAATGAAGAGCTAATATACTATGAATCTCTTCTAATTTTACAACAACCAGGTTGACATCACAATTTATACTGACAGTAAGCATCAGAAACTCAGTGAAAATGATAGTTATAGCCATAGGGAAGCACAACTATCAATCATTTCCCCAAGTATCTTCTCCCCTTTACTCTCATCTTAATGAATGTTGAAAGGTGCTGCTCATAAAGGAAAATACAATCCTAAAAAGCCTCAGAACCAACCACAGGTAACAATGGAGAGTGAGGAGTTCTCCTTTTGAAGTTCAGTCCAAATGCTTCTGGCTGGAATTTcttaaaagaacaaaaacaaaaaaagtaggaaacatttaaaaaaaaaactgatatcTGATACATCAGCATTTAGAAATCCAGCGGCTGTCCCTGAAACCCATTCCTTTTTGGACcgattttatacaaaaaaatcaatcataCAAAGAGTTAAACAACTTCTAACCTGAAATTTCAGCTTTGCAAATCTCACAGCAGCATAATAATCTAGTTGAAAGGGGATATTTAGAGATTAAAAGAAACTACATATTAACAACTGTGTAAATGTACCTGAAGCAACAGTTTTACCAGTGTCATGTTGTACACACTTAGGGCCAGGACTTGCGATGTTGTCTCCATCCGTTTCGCGAGAGTCCACAGTTTTgctttcatcaaaatttgtttcattcaatttcaaaatgtcattcaaAACATTCCACGAACTACCAAACTGTAACTTGAAACCTGACATCAAAATACATTGccgtaaattttaataaaatcaactcAGCGAAATCAaagaatcaaatcaattaaacaaagaaCGCAACCTGTTCTTGAGAGCGAAAAGTAAGAAATGGCAGCAAGTAAAAGAGCAAATGAAGACCCCACAGTAACTCCAATCACAAATGTAGAAAAACctgaacaaaagaaaaatgaagtaCCAGGGTTAGGTCAGACAATCGTTTAAATAGAAATAGAGAACGATCATGAGAAAAGGCAAATACCTTTCTTCTTGTTATTGTTTTCAGGAGGAGACTCGACAATGGCCCAACCATTATAATCGTTACTGCCACTTTGGTGCGGAGAAAGCCAAGAGAGATGAGAGAGAGAAGCTGAGAGGTGGACCAATTTGGAATTTCTGGTTCTGGGTCTGAGATAGGAGGGAGAAGAGAAGATGGGGCAATGGTGGCGAAGGCGTtgtaaggggaaaaatgaaggagatataatatttgtattcGATGAAGAAGAGCTCGTATGCAATTGCAGTTCTAGGGTCCTCGAGACAACAAATTTCGAGGTTAGGGTTTTCATTTTGGAGAGTGGAATTACAGTAAGATCCGCCACAGGCCACCTCGGAGAAGTTCAAAGCCAATCTTCGGTAAAGCGCAAAGCCCTTGTCCATTTGGTATAGTATAGTGTTAAAATTTTGCGATACCCCGCCTATGGCATATTGTCAGATTTGCCCTTTTAGGTTCCATAACTAATAATTTTGCCCTTTCCAATCCTCAATTGATTTAACATGGTAATTTTGTTGATTATCGAGGGCCGTTTGA contains:
- the LOC123215118 gene encoding uncharacterized protein LOC123215118 isoform X1, with protein sequence MKTLTSKFVVSRTLELQLHTSSSSSNTNIISPSFFPLQRLRHHCPIFSSPSYLRPRTRNSKLVHLSASLSHLSWLSPHQSGSNDYNGWAIVESPPENNNKKKGFSTFVIGVTVGSSFALLLAAISYFSLSRTGFKLQFGSSWNVLNDILKLNETNFDESKTVDSRETDGDNIASPGPKCVQHDTGKTVASGSVDRLERVIVSVATDSTQQESLSILKKLKIIEDNVETDKLCTRREYARWLVCINSSLERSPKHRIVPSISLSGSVVAAFNDVDVEDPDFEFIQALAEAGIVPSKLSGKNYGSDHSEGQQSVNFFPERFISRQDLIGWKAQVEYEFKPEILQKISTKVGYMDVKAISSEAPVELYMDLLAGDKSIARRVFGQSKRFQPNKPSTKAQAAVALVSGRMAEATYNELSRLEAERSSRQAEMEEIRSELLDRGDIQRCWDEKFSELRTQCFEVEKLYASACADLEQELNVQEMGYAEALKEKAAMDCQRQLLLNLKEEVDEMTEKLASERAMFVDEKCKLQNILGELLTKQDGLLDTKSILEAEKEALRILRSWVEDEARKSQARAKVLEEVGRRWRWNSHA
- the LOC123215118 gene encoding uncharacterized protein LOC123215118 isoform X2, which translates into the protein MKTLTSKFVVSRTLELQLHTSSSSSNTNIISPSFFPLQRLRHHCPIFSSPSYLRPRTRNSKLVHLSASLSHLSWLSPHQSGSNDYNGWAIVESPPENNNKKKGFSTFVIGVTVGSSFALLLAAISYFSLSRTGFKLQFGSSWNVLNDILKLNETNFDESKTVDSRETDGDNIASPGPKCVQHDTGSVDRLERVIVSVATDSTQQESLSILKKLKIIEDNVETDKLCTRREYARWLVCINSSLERSPKHRIVPSISLSGSVVAAFNDVDVEDPDFEFIQALAEAGIVPSKLSGKNYGSDHSEGQQSVNFFPERFISRQDLIGWKAQVEYEFKPEILQKISTKVGYMDVKAISSEAPVELYMDLLAGDKSIARRVFGQSKRFQPNKPSTKAQAAVALVSGRMAEATYNELSRLEAERSSRQAEMEEIRSELLDRGDIQRCWDEKFSELRTQCFEVEKLYASACADLEQELNVQEMGYAEALKEKAAMDCQRQLLLNLKEEVDEMTEKLASERAMFVDEKCKLQNILGELLTKQDGLLDTKSILEAEKEALRILRSWVEDEARKSQARAKVLEEVGRRWRWNSHA